A stretch of Miscanthus floridulus cultivar M001 chromosome 13, ASM1932011v1, whole genome shotgun sequence DNA encodes these proteins:
- the LOC136502326 gene encoding ATP-dependent 6-phosphofructokinase 5, chloroplastic-like, producing the protein MPLPERHQHRHRISTRVQMYPQRGRQRGQRRAPTPKSWKVGARSPPPPSTDSPAAASPPPGFAPVSTAVRLLEDTALNSLKYLLMAAALKTSGSFCSTQQQQFLQSTRDQFLHGSSHSNFKYCKSKKIIKPAPLHVRATSSKVELDFNDPSWKQKFQEDWERRFNLPSIADIYDLKPRPTTFSLKKNRTFTGDENVDMWNGYVNNDDRALLKVIKYSSPTSAGAECIDPDCSWVEQWVHRAGPRKEIYYEPAEVKAAIVTCGGLCPGLNDVIRQIVFTLETYGVKNIVGIPFGYRGFFEKGLKEMPLSRGLVENINLNGGSFLGVSRGGAKTSEIVDSIQARRIDMLFVLGGNGTHAGANAIHEECRKRKLKVSVVAVPKTIDNDILLMDKTFGFDTAVEEAQRAINSAYIEARSAYHGIGLVKLMGRSSGFIAMHASLSSGQVDVCLIPEVPFTLDGEFGVLRHLEHLLKSKGFCVVCVAEAAGQDLLQKSGATDASGNVIFSDIGVHMQQKIKTHFKDIGVPADVKYIDPTYMVRACRANASDAILCTVLGQNAVHGAFAGFSGITSCICNTHYVYLPITEVITASKRVNPNSRMWHRCLTSTGQPDFHSPAIVTA; encoded by the exons ATGCCTTTGCCGGAACGGCATCAGCATCGGCATCGCATCTCGACTCGAGTGCAGATGTACCCACAGCGAGGCAGGCAGCGCGGCCAGCGCCGGGCACCAACCCCGAAGAGCTGGAAGGTAGGTGCGCGCTCGCCTCCTCCGCCCTCCACTGATTCCCCTGCCGCTGCGTCCCCCCCCCCCGGATTCGCTCCGGTTTCAACCGCCGTAAG GTTACTAGAGGACACCGCTTTGAACTCATTGAAATATCTATTGATGGCTGCTGCTTTAAAAACAAGCGGCAGTTTTTGTAGCACACAACAGCAGCAGTTTCTGCAATCAACAAGGGATCAGTTTTTACATGGTTCTTctcattcaaatttcaaatattGCAAAAGCAAGAAGATAATAAAGCCTGCTCCACTGCATGTTAGAGCTACTTCCTCGAAAGTGGAATTAGACTTTAATGATCCATCTTGGAAGCAGAAGTTTCAGGAAGACTGGGAAAGACGGTTTAATTTGCCAAGTATTGCTGATATATATGATTTGAAACCAAGGCCAACTACATTCTCACTCAAGAAAAACAG AACTTTTACAGGTGATGAAAACGTGGATATGTGGAATGGTTATGTTAACAATGATGATCGGGCACTTTTGAAG GTGATAAAGTATTCCTCGCCTACTTCTGCTGGAGCAGAGTGCATTGATCCTGACTGTAGCTGGGTGGAGCAATG GGTGCATCGAGCAGGACCACGCAAGGAGATATACTATGAGCCAGCGGAAGTAAAAGCTGCTATAGTTACCTGTGGAGGTCTATGTCCTGGTTTGAATGATGTCATCAGACAG ATAGTATTCACCCTAGAGACCTATGGTGTTAAGAATATTGTTGGAATTCCATTTGGTTATCGTGGATTTTTTGAAAAGGGCCTCAAAGAAATGCCG CTTTCACGTGGTCTAGTGGAGAATATAAATCTTAATGGTGGAAGTTTTCTTGGTGTTTCTCGTGGTGGAGCTAAAACTAGTGAGATTGTTGATAGTATACAG GCCAGAAGGATTGACATGCTTTTCGTACTTGGTGGCAACGGTACCCATGCAGGAGCAAATGCTATCCATGAAGAG TGCCGTAAGAGAAAGCTGAAGGTTTCAGTTGTAGCAGTTCCAAAAACCATTGATAATGATATACTTTTGATGGATAAAACATTTGGTTTTGATACAGCTGTGGAAGAAGCCCAACGAGCCATTAATTCTGCATATATAGAG GCACGCAGTGCTTACCATGGtattggtttggtcaaattaatGGGAAGAAGCAGTGGATTTATTGCAATGCATGCTTCTCTTTCAAGTGGGCAGGTCGATGTCTGCTTAATACCTGAG GTCCCGTTCACTCTAGATGGAGAATTTGGTGTTTTGCGGCACCTTGAGCATTTGCTAAAGAGTAAGGGATTCTGTGTGGTTTGTGTTGCAGAAGCTGCAGGACAA GATCTACTGCAAAAGTCAGGTGCAACTGATGCATCAGGAAATGTGATATTTAGCGACATTGGTGTTCACATGCAACAGAAG ATTAAGACCCATTTCAAGGACATTGGTGTTCCAGCTGACGTGAAATACATTGACCCAACTTACATGGTTCGTGCATGCCGTGCCAATGCATCTGATGCAATTTTGTGTACCGTGCTTGGACAAAATGCT GTCCATGGAGCATTTGCTGGTTTCAGCGGCATCACTTCTTGCATCTGCAACACGCACTACGTCTACCTTCCCATCACAGAGGTCATCACGGCATCGAAGCGTGTGAACCCCAACAGCAGGATGTGGCATCGGTGCCTCACGTCCACTGGTCAGCCCGATTTCCACTCACCTGCCATCGTCACTGCTTAA